A genomic window from Exiguobacterium acetylicum DSM 20416 includes:
- a CDS encoding ABC transporter substrate-binding protein, whose product MKKLIQLFVAIFLISGVILFTLNQLNETQGYSGKNVLNIYNWGDYIDPALIKQFEKESGIKVVYQTFDSNEAMLTKIEQGGTTYDIAVPSDYAIAKMIDEKLVVPIDHQKIPNLKNIDSRFLDLSFDPNNKYSIPYFWGTVGIVYNKDLIGGKKPTSWKDLWDPKLKNQILLADGAREVMGMSLNSLGYSLNETDESKLQEAKANLMRLTPNVKAIVGDEIKLLLANEEAGLGVVWSGDANEIMSENENLDYVIPKEGSNVWFDNIVIPKTAKNVEGAHEFINFMLRPDISAKNADYVGYSTPNKEGLKLLDKSVRTDERFYPDKQVTDTLEVYENLGKKMLAHYNELFLEFKMHKK is encoded by the coding sequence TTGAAAAAATTGATTCAATTGTTCGTCGCGATTTTCTTGATTTCAGGTGTCATCCTATTCACCTTGAATCAGTTGAACGAGACACAAGGGTATTCGGGTAAAAATGTCCTGAACATCTACAACTGGGGCGATTACATCGATCCAGCACTGATCAAACAGTTTGAAAAAGAGAGCGGCATCAAGGTCGTCTATCAAACATTCGATTCAAACGAAGCGATGCTGACGAAGATCGAACAAGGCGGAACGACATACGATATCGCCGTTCCGTCCGACTATGCGATTGCGAAGATGATTGATGAGAAGCTCGTTGTTCCGATCGATCATCAAAAGATTCCGAATCTCAAAAACATCGATTCACGCTTTCTAGATTTATCGTTCGATCCGAACAACAAGTACTCGATTCCGTATTTCTGGGGAACGGTCGGTATCGTTTACAATAAAGACTTAATTGGTGGGAAAAAACCGACGAGCTGGAAGGACCTTTGGGATCCGAAGCTAAAGAATCAGATTCTACTCGCTGACGGTGCTCGTGAAGTCATGGGGATGAGCCTGAATAGTCTAGGTTATTCGTTGAACGAAACGGATGAGTCGAAACTACAGGAAGCCAAAGCGAACTTGATGCGCCTGACGCCAAACGTCAAGGCAATCGTCGGGGACGAAATCAAGTTATTGCTCGCAAATGAAGAAGCAGGACTTGGTGTCGTCTGGTCTGGTGACGCAAACGAGATCATGAGTGAAAACGAGAATCTCGACTATGTCATTCCAAAAGAAGGATCAAACGTCTGGTTCGACAACATCGTCATTCCGAAGACAGCGAAAAACGTCGAGGGGGCACATGAGTTCATCAACTTCATGTTGCGTCCTGATATTTCAGCGAAGAACGCAGACTACGTCGGCTATTCGACACCAAACAAAGAAGGCTTGAAACTGCTCGATAAATCGGTTCGGACCGATGAGCGATTCTATCCTGATAAACAAGTTACTGATACGCTTGAAGTCTATGAGAACCTCGGAAAGAAAATGCTCGCGCATTACAATGAGTTGTTCTTGGAGTTTAAGATGCATAAGAAATGA
- a CDS encoding ABC transporter permease, giving the protein MKRLKLANLYLIGVFIILYAPIFYLAFYSFNSADNMTNFDSFTWDWYKEVFQDSRLLIIVLNTLVIALLSAAISTILGVFGAIGIQAVRKKRVETSLLTLNSILIVSPDVIIGASFLIFFTLLGIQLGFTSVLLSHIAFSVPIVVILVLPKLQEMSPTLVDAARDLGASRWDVLTKVILPYITPGIFAGFFTALTYSLDDFAVTFFVTGNGFTTLSVEIYSLARQGISMKINALSTVIFLFTFLLVIGYYFLNQRAATKLSRPEVK; this is encoded by the coding sequence ATGAAACGTCTGAAACTAGCAAATCTTTATTTAATCGGTGTCTTCATCATTTTGTATGCTCCGATTTTCTACTTGGCATTCTATTCGTTTAATAGTGCTGATAACATGACGAACTTCGATTCGTTCACGTGGGACTGGTACAAGGAAGTCTTCCAAGACTCACGCTTGTTGATCATCGTCTTGAACACACTCGTCATCGCCTTGTTATCCGCAGCGATCTCGACGATTCTTGGCGTGTTCGGAGCGATCGGAATTCAAGCCGTGCGCAAGAAGCGCGTCGAGACGTCATTATTAACACTGAACAGCATCTTGATCGTCAGTCCGGATGTCATCATCGGGGCATCGTTCTTGATTTTCTTCACGCTACTTGGCATCCAGCTCGGGTTTACGTCGGTCTTACTGTCACACATCGCATTTTCGGTACCGATCGTCGTCATTCTCGTCCTGCCGAAGTTGCAGGAGATGAGTCCGACGCTCGTTGATGCAGCGCGTGACTTAGGCGCAAGCCGTTGGGACGTTCTGACGAAAGTCATCCTGCCGTACATTACACCAGGTATCTTTGCCGGCTTCTTCACGGCATTGACGTACTCACTTGATGATTTTGCGGTGACGTTCTTTGTGACAGGAAATGGCTTTACGACATTATCTGTAGAAATCTACTCTCTTGCCCGTCAAGGGATTTCGATGAAGATCAACGCCTTGTCGACTGTCATCTTCTTGTTTACGTTCTTACTCGTCATCGGCTACTACTTCTTGAACCAACGAGCTGCTACAAAGCTTTCGCGACCGGAGGTGAAATGA
- a CDS encoding DegV family protein, with the protein MRIAWITDSTTILPDTIAQRDDLSVVPLLVMKDGESFVDGVDVNAETVYSWIDAKHKVTTSQPSIGSFTEHYERLKEEYDVGFAVHLSSELSGTYSASVQGAEIAGFRLIAIDSRCGIYPAGQLLAEAIELVEAGHSIESVEQIILERRFDHHIEFTVANLDQLQAGGRISSTKAFVGNLLQLRPLFHFEEGKIVPYQTVRTFKKAHSKIFDHLVAIIEQGQVTDISLFHATAHELALEWKQRLESKYDVRVRIDDLTPVLGSHTGNPAIGMSFLNPTRRP; encoded by the coding sequence ATGCGGATCGCTTGGATCACTGATAGTACAACGATTTTACCGGATACGATTGCTCAGCGCGATGATCTTTCGGTTGTCCCTTTACTCGTCATGAAGGATGGTGAAAGTTTCGTCGATGGTGTCGATGTTAATGCGGAGACTGTCTACAGCTGGATTGATGCAAAACACAAGGTAACAACGAGCCAACCTTCGATCGGTAGTTTCACCGAGCATTATGAACGGTTGAAAGAAGAATATGATGTCGGTTTTGCTGTTCACTTATCGAGTGAACTGAGCGGAACGTACAGCGCTTCCGTTCAAGGGGCAGAGATTGCTGGTTTTCGTCTGATTGCGATCGATTCCCGCTGTGGCATTTACCCAGCCGGTCAACTTCTGGCAGAAGCAATTGAACTCGTCGAAGCGGGGCACTCGATCGAATCCGTCGAACAGATCATTCTCGAGCGTCGTTTCGATCACCACATTGAATTCACGGTTGCGAACCTCGATCAATTACAAGCAGGAGGACGCATCTCTTCGACGAAGGCATTCGTCGGTAACCTATTGCAGCTTCGCCCGTTATTCCACTTTGAAGAAGGAAAGATCGTTCCTTATCAAACCGTCCGGACATTCAAGAAAGCCCATTCGAAGATTTTTGATCATCTCGTCGCGATTATTGAACAGGGTCAAGTGACCGATATTTCTTTATTCCATGCGACAGCGCATGAACTGGCACTCGAATGGAAACAACGCCTCGAATCGAAGTACGATGTGCGTGTCCGCATTGATGACTTAACACCGGTTCTCGGTTCGCATACGGGGAACCCAGCCATTGGGATGTCCTTTTTGAACCCGACGCGCCGACCTTGA
- a CDS encoding iron-sulfur cluster biosynthesis family protein, translating into MNITFTPSAQERIRQLRGEVSGQLHLYYDTEGCGCGNSGIFSIRIVDEATPEDMTIDSNVGPVLVKRWSSHFLDQEMTLDYNAEKKSLILKSDGQYFNTNVLVTDQTGCVLTVRS; encoded by the coding sequence ATGAACATCACATTTACACCATCTGCTCAGGAGCGGATCCGCCAATTACGCGGTGAAGTATCCGGTCAACTGCACCTCTATTACGATACAGAGGGTTGCGGTTGCGGAAACTCTGGTATTTTCAGTATTCGTATCGTCGATGAAGCGACACCGGAAGACATGACGATCGACTCGAACGTTGGTCCCGTTCTCGTCAAACGGTGGTCGAGCCATTTCCTCGATCAAGAAATGACACTCGATTACAACGCAGAGAAAAAATCCCTCATCTTAAAAAGTGATGGACAATACTTCAATACGAATGTGCTCGTGACGGATCAGACAGGCTGTGTGCTGACGGTTCGTTCATAA
- a CDS encoding YktB family protein produces MTKTFTQHAFDTFQIDGLEPRMEAIRERIQPVFRDIGQEVAPDLTVATAEDVHVHIAQHARRKVNPPKDTWMAFSPDKRGYKKHPHFQVGLFDDHLFIWLAYIYELPNKQQYASKLLQHTELLTSLPDDFVVSYDHMKKDAVSVHEADIEKGLQRFHDVKKAEFLVGRHIPAEQVHHLSREELLEMIRNTYSYLVPLYKTIK; encoded by the coding sequence ATGACAAAAACATTCACGCAACACGCATTTGATACATTTCAGATCGATGGACTAGAACCACGGATGGAAGCGATTCGCGAACGCATCCAGCCGGTCTTTCGAGACATCGGTCAGGAAGTCGCACCTGACTTAACGGTCGCAACAGCAGAAGATGTCCATGTTCACATCGCGCAACATGCCCGTCGGAAGGTCAACCCTCCGAAGGATACATGGATGGCCTTCTCCCCCGATAAACGTGGATACAAGAAACATCCGCATTTCCAAGTCGGTCTGTTTGATGATCATCTGTTCATTTGGCTCGCCTACATTTACGAGTTGCCGAATAAACAACAATACGCATCGAAACTATTACAGCATACAGAACTGCTGACATCCCTTCCGGATGATTTCGTCGTCTCATACGATCATATGAAAAAAGACGCAGTCTCCGTTCATGAGGCGGATATTGAAAAAGGATTACAACGTTTCCACGACGTCAAAAAGGCAGAATTCCTTGTTGGCCGCCATATTCCGGCAGAACAAGTGCATCACCTGTCACGCGAAGAATTACTGGAAATGATTCGAAATACCTATTCGTATCTCGTACCACTCTACAAAACGATTAAATAA
- a CDS encoding GGDEF domain-containing protein — protein MRRFQQYLLRSWVVFFVIVIGIDLFAKSKDYSLSIDLFTFLLIAALSTIFVVDPVRRRHMSFTFHFGFVLFTFLTYGLLSAIFVGQLTMLIYQLRTIHTPIGRRRMLHNYPFNVALELFLIVPAGLAYNALGGTHGKAFVLTENIVPLPAMVAILWIVLLLQYQLSRFLLGENIPSDVMFQLLRFEAVVITAELLYGIFSTLVVQGNGNSGLVMAAFALFIIKRALGSSVEATDRIEHWEQIERLKEAAWKDGDAQFIIERYLRQLNQFVKPDIAWIKFDFKEGKQSVYYSLKDGRKLKADHVEGRIIEDIIEKEEVLLYGMQQEWDIRLYDSLPEETQSVLFIQPEATETINCSLLLASNASGEFTQDFGYELYRALRVLSWAVERAHERERLLTDSRTDAMTKLPNYRALQEWGDRRIKQRDLYPFSALMIDLDHFKQINDTYGHEVGDVVLFEVAKLLMQATRITDLVARYGGEEFVILLPNTDLDSAQIVAERIRETLHANPILVEGHTLRITASIGIDTLKELGDLASLIRNADRAMYVGAKFQGRDRVASYQEWKEKVI, from the coding sequence GTGCGTCGTTTTCAACAATATCTCCTTCGAAGCTGGGTTGTTTTTTTCGTAATCGTCATTGGCATCGATCTTTTTGCGAAGTCGAAGGATTATAGTCTCAGCATCGATTTGTTTACATTCTTATTGATTGCCGCCTTATCGACGATTTTTGTCGTCGACCCTGTACGCCGTCGCCATATGAGTTTTACTTTCCATTTTGGATTCGTCCTCTTCACATTCTTAACGTATGGATTGTTATCAGCGATTTTTGTCGGGCAATTGACGATGCTTATTTATCAATTACGAACGATTCATACACCAATCGGACGTCGACGGATGTTACATAACTATCCGTTCAACGTTGCCCTCGAATTGTTTTTGATCGTTCCAGCAGGTCTTGCTTATAATGCACTCGGTGGAACGCATGGCAAAGCGTTCGTATTGACAGAAAACATCGTGCCGTTACCGGCGATGGTCGCGATTCTCTGGATCGTCCTCTTATTGCAATATCAGTTATCTCGATTTCTTCTTGGAGAAAACATTCCAAGTGACGTCATGTTCCAGCTGCTACGTTTTGAAGCGGTCGTCATCACGGCAGAATTGTTATACGGTATTTTCAGTACGCTCGTCGTTCAAGGAAACGGAAATAGTGGACTTGTCATGGCGGCCTTTGCCTTATTCATCATCAAACGCGCACTGGGGAGTTCGGTCGAAGCGACGGATCGGATTGAACATTGGGAACAGATTGAGCGATTGAAAGAAGCGGCTTGGAAGGACGGTGATGCGCAGTTCATCATTGAGCGGTATTTACGACAGCTCAATCAATTCGTCAAACCGGATATCGCTTGGATTAAATTCGATTTCAAAGAAGGAAAGCAAAGCGTGTACTATTCGTTGAAGGACGGACGAAAGTTAAAAGCCGATCATGTCGAAGGGCGAATCATTGAAGACATCATCGAAAAAGAAGAAGTGCTTCTTTACGGGATGCAACAGGAGTGGGATATCCGTCTTTACGATAGTTTGCCGGAAGAGACACAGTCCGTCCTCTTCATTCAACCGGAAGCGACAGAGACGATCAACTGCTCGTTGCTCCTTGCCTCGAACGCAAGTGGTGAATTCACGCAGGATTTCGGATATGAGCTATACCGCGCTTTACGTGTTCTGTCGTGGGCAGTGGAACGAGCACACGAACGAGAGCGCTTGTTGACAGACAGTCGGACGGATGCGATGACAAAACTACCGAACTATCGTGCCTTGCAAGAGTGGGGCGATCGTCGTATTAAACAACGCGATCTTTATCCGTTTTCAGCCTTAATGATCGATTTAGATCATTTTAAACAAATTAATGATACGTACGGGCATGAAGTCGGAGACGTCGTCCTATTTGAAGTTGCGAAGTTATTGATGCAGGCAACACGTATCACGGATCTTGTCGCGCGTTACGGGGGAGAGGAATTCGTCATTTTACTTCCGAATACGGATCTTGATTCTGCCCAAATCGTCGCAGAACGAATCCGCGAGACGTTGCATGCAAATCCGATTTTAGTCGAAGGACATACGCTCCGGATTACGGCTAGTATCGGAATCGATACATTAAAAGAACTTGGTGATCTTGCGAGTTTGATTCGAAATGCCGACCGCGCGATGTACGTCGGAGCGAAGTTCCAAGGACGCGACCGTGTCGCATCGTATCAGGAGTGGAAAGAGAAGGTTATTTAA
- a CDS encoding ABC transporter permease: MMQKSRNWYLIPYLFWIALFVIAPIVLVVYYSFLDLDGNFSFENYQNFFTSTYLTMTLSSFWYAFLITVFSLLIGYPTAYLLTKTKHKQLWLLLIILPTWINLLLKAYAFIGLFSTYGLANQTLEAIGIGRQQILFTDFSFVFVSVYIFIPFMILPIFNAIEKLSPSLVFAARDLGASNFTTFRRVVFPLTLDGVKSGCQLVFIPALSLFMITRLIAGNRVITLGTAIEQQFLVTQNWGMGATIAVFLIIAMAIILALTSTKRKKGATT, translated from the coding sequence ATGATGCAAAAATCACGTAACTGGTATCTCATTCCGTATCTATTCTGGATTGCCTTGTTTGTCATTGCACCAATCGTACTCGTCGTCTACTATTCGTTCCTTGATTTGGATGGCAACTTCTCATTTGAGAACTACCAGAACTTCTTTACGTCGACGTATTTGACGATGACACTCAGCTCGTTCTGGTATGCGTTTTTGATCACGGTGTTTTCGCTCTTGATCGGTTATCCAACCGCTTACTTGTTAACGAAAACGAAGCATAAACAGTTGTGGCTATTGCTGATCATCTTGCCGACGTGGATCAACTTATTGCTGAAAGCTTATGCCTTCATCGGATTGTTCAGTACGTATGGTCTCGCGAACCAAACGCTTGAAGCGATTGGGATCGGGCGACAACAGATTCTCTTTACCGACTTCAGTTTTGTTTTCGTATCGGTCTATATCTTCATTCCGTTCATGATCCTACCGATCTTCAACGCGATCGAAAAATTGAGTCCGTCACTCGTCTTCGCTGCACGTGACCTTGGAGCATCGAACTTCACGACGTTCCGCCGTGTCGTCTTCCCGTTGACGCTTGATGGTGTGAAATCGGGCTGTCAGCTCGTCTTCATTCCGGCATTATCGCTGTTCATGATTACGCGTCTGATTGCCGGGAACCGCGTCATCACGCTCGGTACAGCGATTGAACAGCAGTTCCTCGTAACGCAAAACTGGGGCATGGGAGCGACGATTGCCGTCTTCCTCATCATCGCGATGGCAATCATCCTTGCGTTAACGAGCACGAAACGGAAGAAAGGAGCGACGACTTGA
- a CDS encoding ABC transporter ATP-binding protein has protein sequence MADTTIIQFKDVTKRYDDQTVLDQVSFEIERGKFYTLLGPSGCGKTTILRLIAGFSEATEGDIIFNGKRINDVPANKRQVNTVFQDYALFPHLNVFENIAFGLRIKKVKEADIAKRVTDALKFVNLSGYEKREITEMSGGQRQRVAIARAIVNEPEVILLDEPLSALDLKLRTEMQYELRDLQRRLGITFIFVTHDQEEALAMSDEIFVLNHGVIQQSGTPTDIYDEPINRFVADFIGESNIIPGRMVEDYRVWFAEKEFECVDRGLELNEPVEIVIRPEDLEITNVTQGKLQVTVDSQLFRGVHYEIACMDEVGNEWLVHSTKKATVGEQIGLTFDPEAIHVMRLNETEEEFDKRLESYDGVL, from the coding sequence TTGGCAGATACTACGATCATTCAATTCAAGGACGTCACGAAACGATACGACGATCAGACCGTCCTCGACCAAGTCAGCTTTGAAATCGAACGCGGGAAGTTCTATACGTTACTCGGACCATCGGGTTGTGGGAAAACGACGATCTTACGACTGATTGCTGGCTTTTCGGAAGCAACAGAAGGAGACATCATCTTCAACGGAAAACGAATCAACGATGTGCCGGCGAACAAACGTCAAGTCAATACTGTTTTCCAAGACTATGCACTCTTCCCGCACTTGAACGTTTTCGAAAACATCGCCTTCGGTCTTCGCATTAAGAAGGTAAAAGAAGCGGATATCGCAAAACGCGTGACCGACGCGTTGAAGTTCGTCAACTTGTCGGGGTATGAGAAACGAGAAATCACCGAGATGTCGGGTGGACAACGGCAACGTGTTGCGATTGCTCGGGCGATCGTCAATGAGCCGGAAGTCATCCTGCTTGATGAACCACTCTCAGCACTCGATTTAAAACTACGGACGGAGATGCAGTATGAGCTCCGCGACTTACAACGTCGTCTAGGGATCACGTTCATCTTCGTCACGCACGATCAAGAAGAAGCACTCGCGATGTCAGATGAAATCTTCGTCCTCAATCACGGTGTCATCCAACAGTCTGGAACACCGACAGATATCTATGACGAACCGATCAACCGCTTCGTCGCTGATTTCATCGGTGAGTCGAACATCATTCCAGGCCGAATGGTGGAAGATTACCGAGTCTGGTTCGCAGAAAAGGAATTCGAATGTGTCGACCGTGGTCTTGAACTAAACGAACCGGTCGAGATCGTCATCCGTCCGGAGGATCTTGAAATCACGAACGTGACACAAGGGAAACTACAAGTCACGGTCGATTCGCAACTCTTCCGTGGCGTGCACTATGAGATCGCTTGTATGGATGAAGTCGGCAACGAATGGCTCGTTCACAGTACGAAAAAGGCGACGGTGGGTGAGCAAATCGGTCTGACATTTGATCCGGAAGCGATTCACGTCATGCGATTGAACGAGACGGAAGAAGAATTCGATAAGCGTCTGGAATCTTACGACGGGGTGTTATGA
- a CDS encoding helix-turn-helix domain-containing protein produces the protein MYSIGQKIKNLRLQKGLTQEELGERTDLSKGYISQLEREISSPSIETLFHLLEVLGISPKDFFDEDTLNQKVVYGEEDVTTYADEEQGYHVTWLIPESNEKEMEPVLLTLAPDGAFKTYEPSGAETFVYVLAGSVTLTLGHQSFVANQGETLYYKASEIHQLRNESTQETKVLVTATDSYL, from the coding sequence TTGTACTCAATCGGACAAAAAATCAAGAACCTCCGTCTTCAAAAGGGATTGACGCAAGAGGAACTAGGGGAAAGAACAGACCTGAGTAAAGGTTATATCTCGCAACTCGAACGGGAAATCAGTTCACCGTCGATCGAGACGCTGTTTCATCTCCTTGAGGTCCTTGGCATCTCCCCGAAGGATTTTTTTGATGAGGACACACTCAATCAAAAAGTCGTCTATGGGGAAGAGGATGTCACGACGTATGCCGATGAGGAGCAAGGGTATCATGTCACATGGCTCATTCCAGAATCGAACGAAAAAGAGATGGAACCGGTCTTGCTGACACTCGCACCAGATGGAGCATTCAAGACATATGAACCGTCGGGTGCTGAAACATTCGTCTACGTGCTGGCAGGAAGCGTCACGCTGACGCTTGGTCATCAGTCTTTTGTAGCGAATCAAGGGGAGACACTTTACTATAAGGCTTCAGAAATTCATCAATTACGCAATGAGTCGACACAAGAGACGAAGGTCCTCGTGACTGCGACTGACTCATACTTATAA
- a CDS encoding homing endonuclease associated repeat-containing protein — protein sequence MKQRVLTSQQSYTEEQLEMIEAIRAVGELIQDRPRRTVYRRYALVNDWPQPENIIRQFGSWPEALSAAGYEWNVDQQPEELERAPKYTKDEILKSFERYAQDVGSTITLKKYQMWRKSVHHAPSHYHIVKMFGSWHDACTAAGLEASVTYSKAELAASLRQAIEEVGFALSFEAYREWAKRNNKPSTKALLHRYGSWSAAIHAIENEIRRSKQQAQ from the coding sequence ATGAAGCAACGTGTACTTACGAGTCAACAGAGTTATACAGAAGAGCAACTTGAGATGATTGAAGCCATCCGTGCGGTCGGTGAACTCATCCAGGACCGTCCACGCCGTACTGTCTATCGCCGTTATGCTTTAGTTAATGACTGGCCTCAGCCGGAAAATATCATTCGTCAATTCGGATCGTGGCCGGAAGCTTTGTCTGCTGCTGGATACGAGTGGAATGTCGATCAACAGCCGGAGGAGCTCGAGCGGGCACCGAAATATACGAAAGACGAAATCTTAAAGTCGTTCGAACGGTACGCACAAGACGTCGGCTCTACGATCACACTCAAGAAGTACCAGATGTGGCGTAAATCCGTCCATCATGCACCGAGTCACTATCACATCGTCAAGATGTTCGGTTCGTGGCACGATGCGTGTACCGCTGCAGGACTTGAAGCGAGCGTCACTTATTCGAAAGCTGAACTTGCTGCTTCTCTGCGTCAAGCAATCGAGGAAGTCGGCTTTGCCCTCTCTTTTGAAGCGTATCGGGAATGGGCAAAACGGAACAACAAACCGTCGACGAAAGCTTTACTTCATCGTTATGGTTCTTGGTCAGCTGCAATTCATGCGATCGAAAACGAGATTCGTCGCAGCAAACAACAAGCACAATGA